One window from the genome of Pseudomonadota bacterium encodes:
- a CDS encoding phenylacetate--CoA ligase has product MYWEQDKECISREDLEQLQLERLQSTLYRVATHVPFYRKKFKELQIDPDGFSSLADLRKLPFTTKQDLRDNYPYGLFAVPLREVVRVHASSGTTGQATVVGYTRNDIKNWSSLVARVLTGAGVSQDDVVQIAFGYGLFTGGFGLHYGAELVGASVIPISSGNTKRQIQIMQDFRTTALVCTPSYALLLADVIEEKNININTLSLKYGLFGGEPWSEAMRNEIQNKLKIIATDNYGLSEVMGPGVAGECQERKGLHMNEDHFLFEIINPDTLEPVLPGEVGELVITTLTKEAFPVIRYRTRDLTRLIPEPCPCGRTLTRMQRVLGRTDDMLIIKGVNVYPSQIEEVLFEIEGTKPHYQIVIEREGRLDKITVLVEVIESIFFDQMKKQREMVDLIKGRLNSELGIGVEIKLVEEKSLERSEGKARRIIDKRKL; this is encoded by the coding sequence ATGTACTGGGAACAGGACAAAGAATGCATCAGCAGGGAAGACCTTGAGCAGCTCCAGCTGGAAAGACTTCAGTCAACCCTCTATCGGGTGGCCACCCATGTGCCGTTTTATCGCAAGAAATTCAAAGAGCTGCAGATCGATCCGGATGGTTTCAGCTCCCTGGCCGATCTGCGTAAACTCCCCTTCACCACCAAACAGGACCTGCGTGACAATTACCCTTACGGCCTCTTCGCCGTCCCGCTGCGGGAGGTGGTGCGCGTCCACGCCTCTTCGGGCACAACCGGCCAGGCGACGGTGGTCGGCTATACCAGAAACGATATCAAAAACTGGTCTTCCCTGGTGGCCCGGGTCCTCACCGGGGCCGGGGTCAGCCAGGATGATGTGGTCCAGATCGCCTTCGGTTACGGGCTTTTCACCGGCGGCTTCGGCCTGCATTACGGAGCGGAACTGGTCGGCGCGTCGGTCATCCCGATCTCTTCCGGCAACACCAAGCGCCAGATCCAGATCATGCAGGATTTCCGGACCACCGCCCTGGTCTGCACCCCGAGCTACGCCCTGCTGCTGGCCGATGTGATAGAGGAAAAAAACATCAACATCAACACCCTGTCCCTGAAATACGGCCTGTTCGGCGGTGAACCGTGGTCCGAGGCGATGCGCAATGAAATCCAGAACAAACTGAAGATCATCGCCACCGACAATTACGGCCTCTCCGAGGTCATGGGGCCGGGGGTTGCCGGCGAATGCCAGGAGAGAAAGGGTCTGCACATGAATGAAGACCACTTCCTGTTCGAAATCATCAACCCCGATACTCTGGAGCCGGTCCTTCCAGGTGAAGTGGGGGAACTGGTCATCACCACCCTGACCAAGGAGGCCTTCCCGGTCATCCGGTACCGGACCCGGGACCTCACCCGACTGATCCCCGAACCGTGTCCCTGCGGCCGCACCCTGACCAGAATGCAGCGGGTTTTGGGACGCACCGATGACATGCTGATCATCAAAGGAGTCAACGTCTACCCGTCCCAGATCGAGGAAGTCCTGTTCGAGATCGAAGGAACCAAGCCCCATTACCAGATAGTGATTGAGAGAGAAGGGAGACTCGACAAGATCACCGTGCTGGTCGAGGTCATTGAATCGATCTTCTTCGACCAGATGAAAAAACAGCGGGAGATGGTCGACCTGATCAAGGGCAGGCTGAACAGCGAACTCGGCATCGGGGTCGAAATCAAACTGGTCGAAGAAAAAAGCCTGGAACGCTCCGAAGGGAAGGCCCGGCGGATTATCGACAAGAGAAAGCTGTGA
- a CDS encoding potassium transporter TrkH translates to MIPTLRKYLPPITLPVIFFALIVCLGAILLHSGSSHGDKNLSWTDAVFTATSAVCVTGLTVVDTGSFFNGFGQGTILLLIQVGGLGIMTFTSLLFYLWRQRVSLTDQIAVGQAILRDSSSHLGSFLKQMLLMTLLIEIGGALLLFLAAPSSISPYSAVFHAVSAFCNAGFALHPDSLVAWKGNWPVNLIVMALIIIGGLGFSVLLELRIFFAGLLGKSTGRKKPPRLSWYALTVIKTSLALILAGWAAIFLAEFIGFQKPANWSESILAALFQSVTCRTAGFNTLDIGNMTNISLLLMIVLMFIGGAPGSCAGGIKVSTFRVFWAFIISQLQGRNQVIVGRFAISGKDVSRTLILIIFTAVVIFSATLLLSATEGGNIPHPQARGQLLEILFEVVSAMGTVGLSTGLTAKLSTPGKWIVILLMFIGRLGPLVFLAVLQELRRDKLYLLPEENIMIG, encoded by the coding sequence ATGATCCCGACTCTCAGAAAGTATTTGCCGCCGATAACCCTACCGGTTATCTTTTTCGCCCTGATTGTCTGCCTTGGTGCGATACTCCTGCACAGCGGGTCGAGCCACGGCGACAAGAACTTATCCTGGACCGACGCTGTCTTCACGGCAACGTCCGCGGTCTGCGTCACCGGCCTGACCGTGGTGGACACCGGCTCTTTCTTCAACGGCTTCGGCCAGGGAACCATTCTGCTCCTGATCCAGGTCGGCGGTCTGGGAATCATGACCTTTACCAGCCTGCTCTTTTACCTCTGGCGGCAGCGGGTCTCTTTGACCGACCAGATCGCGGTCGGCCAGGCGATCCTCCGTGACAGCTCCTCTCACCTGGGCTCTTTTCTCAAACAGATGCTCCTGATGACCCTGCTGATCGAGATCGGCGGCGCACTCCTCCTGTTCCTGGCCGCCCCGTCTTCAATCAGCCCGTATTCTGCAGTATTTCACGCTGTTTCGGCCTTCTGCAACGCAGGGTTTGCTCTCCACCCGGACAGTCTTGTTGCCTGGAAGGGCAACTGGCCCGTCAACCTCATTGTCATGGCACTGATCATCATCGGCGGCCTTGGTTTCTCGGTGCTCCTGGAGCTCCGAATCTTTTTCGCCGGCCTTCTAGGAAAATCCACGGGACGGAAAAAACCCCCTCGTTTGAGCTGGTACGCCCTGACGGTCATCAAGACCTCTCTTGCTCTCATTCTGGCAGGCTGGGCGGCCATTTTTCTGGCCGAATTCATCGGTTTTCAGAAACCCGCCAACTGGTCTGAATCGATCCTTGCCGCTCTCTTTCAATCGGTTACCTGCCGTACCGCCGGGTTCAACACTCTCGACATCGGCAATATGACAAATATTTCCCTGCTGCTCATGATTGTCCTGATGTTTATCGGTGGCGCACCAGGTTCCTGCGCGGGTGGGATCAAGGTTTCAACATTCAGGGTTTTCTGGGCTTTTATCATCAGTCAACTGCAGGGCCGCAACCAGGTGATCGTCGGCCGTTTTGCCATATCCGGAAAAGATGTAAGCAGGACGTTGATCCTCATTATTTTTACCGCGGTGGTCATTTTTTCGGCTACATTGCTTCTCTCGGCCACCGAAGGCGGAAATATTCCCCACCCTCAGGCCAGGGGGCAGCTCCTGGAAATCCTTTTCGAGGTGGTTTCCGCCATGGGCACGGTAGGCCTCTCCACCGGCCTGACGGCAAAATTATCCACGCCCGGCAAATGGATCGTCATTCTGCTGATGTTTATCGGCAGACTGGGGCCTCTGGTCTTTCTCGCGGTCCTTCAGGAGTTACGCAGGGATAAACTTTATTTACTGCCCGAAGAAAATATCATGATCGGCTGA
- a CDS encoding TrkA family potassium uptake protein: MSEFVQAGIIGLGKFGFTFGETLIRQGVNVLGIDSNPDHVKRAQHVFTRTLQADASDKETLIQTGITDMSHVLVSVGESIAASTMISMYLKELGVPLVWVKAINADHANLLRKVGVDDVIIPEEMAARQLANRLTIPGFIDYFPFNKEMILREINIEKWSGLSLKEIGLTNRYQIQAIALKKKNECDYSFIPKADEPLQEGDKLVVIGEIGHLDKIRP, from the coding sequence ATGTCAGAGTTTGTACAGGCGGGAATTATCGGTTTGGGCAAGTTCGGCTTCACCTTCGGGGAAACCTTGATCCGCCAGGGAGTGAACGTTCTTGGTATCGATAGCAATCCGGATCATGTGAAGCGGGCCCAGCACGTTTTTACCCGGACCCTGCAGGCCGATGCCTCGGACAAGGAGACCCTGATCCAGACCGGAATCACCGATATGAGCCATGTCCTGGTCAGTGTCGGAGAATCAATAGCCGCCAGCACCATGATCTCCATGTACCTTAAGGAACTGGGGGTCCCGCTGGTCTGGGTGAAGGCGATCAATGCCGACCACGCAAACCTGTTGCGGAAAGTCGGTGTGGATGATGTGATCATTCCGGAAGAAATGGCGGCCAGACAACTTGCCAACCGGTTGACCATTCCGGGCTTTATCGATTACTTTCCTTTCAACAAGGAGATGATCCTGCGGGAAATCAATATTGAAAAATGGTCCGGGTTGTCCCTGAAAGAAATCGGACTGACCAACCGTTACCAGATCCAGGCCATCGCTTTGAAAAAGAAGAACGAATGCGATTATTCGTTCATCCCCAAAGCGGATGAACCATTGCAGGAGGGGGATAAACTGGTCGTGATCGGTGAAATCGGACATCTTGACAAGATACGTCCATAG
- a CDS encoding pyridoxal phosphate-dependent aminotransferase, whose protein sequence is MALSKKMVAFAERSSWIRKMFEEGAKMKAQFGAENVFDFSLGNPDVPPPPEFLPAMQQIIREEAPGVHAYMPNTGYQTVRDAIAAQIAKEQDIALTGNDMLMTCGAAGGLNVVMKALLDPGDEVVILAPFFVEYNFYIDNHGGVTKIVNTTEDFSLDLPAIEQALTAKTKAIIINSPNNPTGQVYPADDLAVLGRILEEAGKKFATTIYLVADEPYRKIVFDHTEVPSIFKATTSTILVSSYSKDLSLPGERIGYIGVHPEIDDKPLLLGAMALANRILGFVNAPALIQRVVGKLQGVTVDNSIYEKRREMFCRILRDAGYEFVPPKGAFYLFPKSPLADDVKFVSLLQEEKILAVPGRGFGLPGYFRLAFCVEDSVIERSAPGFQRAIAAARAL, encoded by the coding sequence ATGGCTTTATCGAAAAAAATGGTTGCATTCGCCGAGCGCTCATCGTGGATCAGGAAGATGTTTGAGGAAGGGGCTAAAATGAAAGCCCAGTTCGGCGCGGAGAATGTTTTCGACTTCAGCCTCGGCAACCCCGATGTGCCGCCGCCACCAGAATTTCTGCCGGCCATGCAACAGATTATCCGGGAAGAGGCGCCGGGGGTCCATGCCTACATGCCCAACACCGGCTACCAGACGGTGCGGGACGCCATCGCCGCCCAGATCGCCAAAGAGCAGGATATTGCCCTGACCGGCAACGACATGCTGATGACCTGCGGCGCGGCCGGCGGTCTGAACGTGGTCATGAAGGCCCTGCTCGACCCGGGCGACGAGGTGGTGATCCTGGCCCCGTTCTTTGTCGAGTACAATTTCTACATCGACAACCACGGCGGCGTTACGAAAATCGTCAACACCACCGAGGATTTCAGCCTCGACCTCCCGGCCATTGAGCAAGCGCTCACAGCAAAAACCAAGGCAATCATCATCAACAGCCCCAACAACCCAACCGGCCAGGTCTATCCGGCGGACGATCTGGCGGTGCTCGGCAGGATTCTTGAAGAGGCAGGGAAAAAATTCGCGACCACCATCTATCTGGTCGCCGACGAGCCGTATCGTAAAATCGTCTTCGACCACACCGAAGTTCCCTCGATATTCAAGGCCACGACCAGCACCATCCTGGTCTCCTCCTACTCCAAAGACCTGTCGCTGCCCGGGGAGCGGATCGGCTACATCGGCGTTCATCCGGAAATCGATGACAAACCGCTCCTGCTCGGGGCCATGGCCCTGGCCAACCGGATCCTGGGCTTCGTTAACGCCCCCGCCCTGATCCAGAGGGTGGTCGGCAAACTGCAGGGGGTTACGGTCGACAACTCGATTTACGAAAAAAGGCGGGAGATGTTCTGCCGGATTCTCCGGGATGCCGGCTATGAATTCGTACCGCCGAAAGGGGCCTTCTACCTTTTCCCGAAATCGCCGCTGGCCGATGACGTGAAATTTGTGAGCCTGCTGCAGGAGGAGAAGATTCTCGCCGTGCCCGGCAGGGGCTTTGGCCTGCCCGGCTATTTCCGGCTCGCCTTCTGCGTCGAGGACTCGGTCATCGAACGTTCCGCCCCCGGCTTTCAAAGAGCGATTGCCGCGGCCCGGGCGCTTTAA